GTTGACGGTATTAGAGGGTAAGGCTGGACTTTCTGCTACACTGAAGGCAAAGGTTACTGCTGCGAAAACTAGTGGTGAATCATTCTCAAATAAATTAAAAACAGAACATACTGATCTTGGGAAGGAAGATGCTAGTGATGATAATGCAAAAGCAGCTTTACTTGTAACAAATGCTACTAAAAATAAAGGAGTAACTGAGCTTGAATCTCTCAATACAGCAGTTGATGAGTTAATAACAGCTGCTCAAGCTGCAGTGGAAGCTGCAATTAATGAACTTACAAATCCTGTTAATGTTGCAGCAACGGATGGTCAATCTTAATAAGGTAAGAGATAAAGAATTTGGATGTTATTGTAAAATTAGTTTTTTACTTGGAAGGTAAGTAACCGGAGCAAATAAAATCAATAGCTATAAAGCTAAGAGTGTAGTATTCTTAGCTTTTATTTTTTTTCTTGTAAAAGCTAATTAACTACTTTGTCACTTATCAGAAAAAAGGAGGTACGGAAAAAATTAGAAAAAGAAAGGATAGCAATAGATGAATTATTAAGGGCTTCTAATAAAATGGTATCGGATGTAATGGCAGAACTTGTAATTAAATCTACTATTTAAAGAAGTTAAATTATATAAATACCAAGATATTCAATTAGGATAATAACTTTAAGAAAATAAATAAAGTTGTAAATTAAAGATACTGATGAGGATACTTAGAGTTAAGTTATTTGTCTCTTTTATTTTATAGTGAAGTAGGGATATATTGCTTTATATGATTCATTTTATTATTTTTGGTTTTTAAAATGTTCTTATGAATTTTCGTTTGTCCATTCATTCATAGTTGTATTCGTTTTATTTTTTGTGTCTTCCTTATCCTTAATAAAAAAACAAGGAATCGAAAAGAATGAGGAGAGAGAAAAAAGAAGAGGGGAAAGTAAGAGTAGTGATATTAATGATGATGATGGTGATGATGATGATAGTGATGGGATGTAATAGTGGAGGAGTAAGTGGAGAAGGGACAGGAGAAGAAGGGAAAGGAAGGAAGGGAGATGGGAGTGTAATAGATTTAAAGGTGGTAAGTAAAAAGATAAGAGATGCGGTGGAGTTTGCAGAAAGTGTTAAAGAGGTTCATACTTTAGTTAAGTCGGTTGATGAGTTGGCTAAAGCTATAGGGAAGAAAGTTGGAGCTGCTGGTCTTGGTGATATAGCTGATCATAATGGAGCATTAATTGCAGGAGCATATAGTGTGATAGAAGCTGTGGATGCTAAA
The nucleotide sequence above comes from Borrelia duttonii Ly. Encoded proteins:
- a CDS encoding Vsp/OspC family lipoprotein, yielding MDLKVVSKKIRDAVEFAGKVKEVHVLVKSVDTLAGSIGKKIKSDGKFDTMAGKNGSLLAGAYNIALDINGKLTVLEGKAGLSATLKAKVTAAKTSGESFSNKLKTEHTDLGKEDASDDNAKAALLVTNATKNKGVTELESLNTAVDELITAAQAAVEAAINELTNPVNVAATDGQS